The Planococcus donghaensis genome contains a region encoding:
- a CDS encoding M42 family metallopeptidase, translating to MNSETREMFKTLTELPGAPGNEHAVRKFMRQELEKYSDRLIQDNLGSVFGVKDGQEDGPRIMVAGHMDEVGFMVTQITDNGMLRFQPLGGWWNQVMLATRVDVITNEKTIPGVIGSIPPHLLSEELRSKPMEIKNMLIDIGADSKEDALALGVRPGQQIVPFSPFTPMANDKKIMAKAWDNRYGCGLAIELLKELKDEQLPNQLFSGATVMEEVGLRGAQTAASMIQPDLFFALDASPANDATGDKNEFGQLGKGTLLRILDKSMVTHRGMREFILDTAETHDIPYQYFISQGGTDAGRVHTTNEGIPSSVIGICSRYIHTSASIIHTEDYAAAKELLTKLVKATDRTTLETIKQNV from the coding sequence ATGAATTCTGAAACACGTGAAATGTTTAAAACTTTGACAGAACTGCCGGGAGCTCCAGGAAATGAGCATGCGGTTCGTAAATTTATGCGTCAAGAACTAGAAAAGTATTCAGATCGATTGATCCAAGACAATTTGGGAAGCGTTTTTGGTGTCAAAGATGGTCAAGAAGATGGACCGCGTATCATGGTAGCAGGACATATGGACGAAGTTGGATTTATGGTTACCCAAATTACAGATAATGGTATGTTGCGTTTTCAGCCTTTAGGCGGCTGGTGGAACCAAGTGATGTTGGCGACACGAGTAGACGTTATTACAAACGAAAAAACGATTCCAGGAGTTATTGGATCTATTCCTCCACATTTGTTGAGTGAAGAATTGAGAAGTAAACCCATGGAAATAAAAAATATGTTAATCGATATCGGAGCAGACAGCAAAGAAGATGCATTAGCGCTTGGGGTTCGTCCAGGTCAGCAAATTGTGCCTTTTAGTCCTTTTACACCAATGGCGAATGATAAAAAAATTATGGCAAAGGCTTGGGATAATCGTTACGGTTGTGGGTTGGCGATTGAGCTTTTAAAAGAACTGAAAGATGAACAGTTGCCAAACCAATTGTTTTCTGGAGCAACCGTAATGGAAGAAGTTGGGTTGCGTGGTGCACAAACTGCAGCTTCAATGATACAGCCAGATCTATTCTTTGCATTAGATGCAAGTCCAGCTAACGACGCAACGGGTGATAAAAACGAATTCGGACAGCTTGGTAAAGGAACTTTATTGCGCATATTAGACAAAAGCATGGTTACTCACAGAGGCATGCGTGAATTTATACTCGATACAGCTGAAACGCATGATATACCCTATCAGTACTTTATTTCACAAGGTGGAACAGATGCAGGTCGCGTACATACAACCAATGAAGGGATTCCGAGTTCCGTAATTGGAATTTGTTCTCGGTATATTCATACATCAGCATCTATCATTCATACAGAAGATTATGCAGCAGCGAAAGAATTACTGACAAAGTTAGTGAAAGCAACTGACCGCACGACTCTAGAGACTATTAAACAAAATGTGTGA
- a CDS encoding PepSY domain-containing protein: MRNRDLLIGFATGIAATYLVKELYNRSEKLYPADDVLKEVKSAFKEEGPIDGSWIFMKTEPYKQHALTTEVYKGGITRHKEDELQQFEFLADAYTGAVIEVKQV; the protein is encoded by the coding sequence GTGAGAAATCGTGATTTACTTATTGGATTTGCTACAGGAATCGCCGCAACGTATTTAGTAAAAGAACTTTACAATCGTTCAGAAAAACTATATCCAGCTGATGACGTTTTAAAAGAAGTAAAATCTGCATTTAAAGAAGAAGGCCCGATTGACGGTTCATGGATTTTCATGAAAACGGAACCTTATAAGCAACATGCGTTAACAACTGAAGTTTACAAAGGCGGCATCACACGTCATAAAGAAGACGAACTTCAACAATTCGAATTTTTAGCTGATGCGTATACAGGCGCAGTAATCGAAGTAAAACAAGTATAA